A single Primulina eburnea isolate SZY01 chromosome 11, ASM2296580v1, whole genome shotgun sequence DNA region contains:
- the LOC140805483 gene encoding uncharacterized protein: MPKKRKLPDFETVNLTEKCSAILQKKLPQKLKDPGSFTIPCIIGGTQVNKALCDLGASINLMTFSTYRDLKLWEVKPTTITLKLADRSLTYPRGIVEDVLVKVDKFIFPADFVILDMEEDQDAPLIFGRPFLATGKALIDVHKGELTLRVGGEAVIFNIYHAMKESDEVSTCKSIDVLDSCMTFDCAGTRDPLESCLIGAVGTVDEENWEVKEQWMALEALQKERRKYASPEEFNVNEKIEGISPTICMHKILMEESYTPYVDHQRRLNPAMKEVVKNEVLKLLNVVVIYAISDSSYNQIAIAPEDQEKTTFTCPYGTFAFRRISFGLCNAPATFQRCMMVIFADMVEEIMEVFMDKFSAFEKIKMALVTAPIMIVPDWKEPFELMCDASDYAVGVVLGQRREKTFRAIYYASRTMDAAHQSYTTTEREMLAVVFAFDKFRPYLIGTKNLNLRSRIKKGSENQVADHLSRFELEEKKEEGAIQETFPNEQLFKVNSILPWFADIANFLSCGTLPPDLSYHQKKKFVHDIKFYYWDDPFVYKRLVFGKSCHFPLELEHRAFWAVKKLNFDLKASGDVRKLQLSEMDEF; the protein is encoded by the exons atgccaaagaagaggaagttgcCAGATTTCGAGACAGTGAATTTGACCGAAAAGTGTAGCGCCATTCTCCAAAAGAAGCTACCACAAAAactaaaagatccagggagttttactataccttgcattattggtggtACTCAAGttaataaagctttatgtgatcttggagcaagtattaatcttatgacATTTTCTACTTATAGGGACTTGAAGCTATGGGAGGTAAAACCAACCACTATAACTTTGAAACTTGCAGATAGGTCACTCACCTATCCTCGTGGAATTGTTGAAGATGTTTTGGTAAAAGTTGACAAGTTTATCTTCCCTGCTGATTTTGTAATACttgatatggaagaagatcaagATGCTCCATTGATTTTTGGACGACCCTTCTTAGCCACTGGAAAAGCATTGATAGATGTACACAAAGGAGAACTCACCTTGAGAGTTGGTGGAGAAGCTGTCATTTTTAATATCTATCACGCCATGAAGGAGTCAGATGAGGTAAGCACTTGTAAAAGCATTGATGTTTTAGACTCATGTATGACCTTTGATTGTGCAGGAACTAGGGATCCATTGGAGAGCTGTTTGATAGGTGCTGTTGGAACTGTTGATGAAGAAAATTGGGAAGTGAAAGAGCAATGGATGGCTCTTGAAGCACTGCagaaagaaaggagaaaatATGCATCGCCTGAAGAGTTTAATGTAAATGAGAAAATTGAG GGGATTAGTCccactatatgcatgcataaaattttgatggaggagTCGTATACTCCTTATGTGGATCACCAGAGGAGGCTAAATCCAGCCATGAAAGAGGTAGTGAAAAATGAAGTGTTGAAATTGTTAAATGTTGTAGTTATATATGCTATTTCTGACAGCA gttataaccaGATTGCtatagcaccggaggatcaagAGAAGACAACTTTCACGTGTCCCTATGGCACGTTTGCTTTTAGGAGAATTTCGTTTGggttatgcaatgcacctgccacTTTCCAGAGGTGCATGATGGTCATTTTTGCAGATATGGTGGAGGAAATaatggaagtcttcatggacAAATTTTCG gcattcgAGAAGATCAAAATGGCATTGGTAACTGCACCGATTATGATAGTGCCGGACTGGAAGGAACCCTTTGAGctaatgtgtgatgcaagtgattatgcagtGGGTGTTGTATTAGGCCAAAGAAGGGAGAAGACGTTTAGGGCGATTTACTACGCAAGCCGCACGATGGATGCTGCACATCAAAGTTACACTACAACCGAGAGGGAgatgcttgcagtagtatttgctTTCGACAAATTCAGACCTTATTTGATTGGCACAAAG AATTTGAATTTGAGGTCAAGGATAAAAAAAGGTAGTGAAAATCAGGTAGCTGATCATTTGTCAAGGTTTGAGCTGGAGGAGAAGAAAGAGGAGGGAGCTATACAAGAAACATTCCCTAATGAGCAACTCTTCAAGGTAAATTCTATActtccttggtttgctgatattgcTAATTTTTTGTCTTGTGGCACCCTTCCTCCAGATTTGAGCTATCATCAGAAGAAGAAGTTCGTCCATGACATCAAGTTCtattattgggatgatccattTGTATATAAGAg GCTAGTGTTTGGGAAATCATGCCATTTTCCATTGGAGTTGGAGCATAGAGCATTTTGGGCTGTgaagaaattaaattttgatttgaaaGCTTCTGGCGACGTTAGAAAACTACAGTTGAGCGAGATGGATGAATTCTGA